A portion of the Cryptomeria japonica chromosome 5, Sugi_1.0, whole genome shotgun sequence genome contains these proteins:
- the LOC131051203 gene encoding glutamate receptor 2.7-like, with amino-acid sequence MRCMADIDCHGQILAAIFAISLLSNLCSSTQADNNVDVGAIVDSDSLVGKVAKTAIYLAVDDVNNDPHLLNGMRLLLHMRDGEGDSLGGASAAVDLLKEEAVAIIGPQKSEVAEFVSDVGDAGNVPIVTFSATSPLISNSRFSYFVRMARSDALQMKAIAALIRYYGWRRIVVVYPDDDFGFGAVNSLSDALRDVGSEIEYRSSISPSATRQDIREELFKVNNMQSRVFVAHMTDTLGLKLFAEAHEIGMMGPGYVWITTDGFTSLLDTLLNASTMASMEGVVGVKTYVPHSEKLKNFTKRWKQKNRAENPGEDLQLNQYGLLAYDSVRMLAVAITKLISSNISFNFSKPSSPPPALGNATDLTNIMVFQQGQQLLQHILETNFTGLSGAVKLSNGELSGSTYEIVNVAGKSYRSIGYWTDDHETQYLSRVYPLPFNNTVESLKTVISPVGGAEIPRGWVIPTTSRPLQIGVPLTKGFKEFITVTYDKSRKQNVVKGFCKDVFDAVLSRLDYALPYDLIPYASDTYDDLVYQKFDAVVGDTTILANRSNFVDFTHPYTETGMAMVVPITTEGGNNPWAFLLPFTLDLWCTAGALFIFTGVVLRIVTNIYFTMVLHSAIYSLLRNLPSENLYPSTLAMFAGEAIRRNETRVAIIIWLFVVLILVSSYIANLTSILTVKQMTPKIISVDSLINKRLPVGYQGGSFVRDYLQKHFRITKHNLKNYSNPEQYAEALTKGPDNGGVAAIFDEIPYIRLFLSQHCGYTVVGPTYRTGGLGFVFSKGSPLLSEISRAVLSLLEDPEMQKIEAMYFNNDNVCASSGPTGESNRLSIHSFWVLFIITGSVSLIALMVFFSRLLYAELSEYHYLIINDFVM; translated from the exons ATGAGGTGTATGGCAGACATTGATTGCCACGGGCAAATATTAGCAGCAATATTTGCTATCAGTTTGCTTTCAAATCTATGCTCTTCGACTCAAGCTGATAACAACGTTGATGTAGGGGCCATCGTGGACTCTGATTCTTTGGTGGGGAAAGTGGCCAAAACTGCCATTTATTTAGCTGTGGATGATGTGAATAATGATCCACACCTTCTGAATGGCATGCGTCTCCTCCTGCATATGCGCGACGGGGAAGGAGATTCCCTCGGTGGTGCGAGCGCCG CTGTTGACCTGCTGAAAGAGGAAGCAGTAGCAATAATCGGGCCACAAAAGTCTGAAGTCGCAGAGTTCGTATCAGATGTGGGAGATGCAGGCAATGTGCCGATTGTGACGTTCTCTGCTACGAGTCCCCTGATTTCCAACTCCAGATTTTCATACTTCGTTCGTATGGCACGCAGCGATGCGTTGCAAATGAAGGCCATTGCAGCCCTCATAAGGTACTATGGCTGGAGAAGAATTGTGGTTGTTTATCCTGACGATGACTTCGGTTTCGGCGCCGTAAATTCGTTAAGCGATGCGCTGAGGGACGTCGGGTCCGAAATAGAATACAGATCGTCAATTTCCCCAAGTGCAACCAGGCAGGACATAAGGGAGGAGCTCTTCAAAGTGAATAATATGCAGTCCAGAGTGTTCGTTGCTCACATGACCGACACTCTCGGATTGAAGCTGTTTGCGGAGGCGCATGAGATAGGAATGATGGGGCCCGGTTATGTCTGGATAACAACAGATGGATTTACCAGTCTTTTGGATACTCTGCTCAATGCTTCCACTATGGCGTCCATGGAAGGCGTTGTCGGAGTGAAGACATATGTTCCCCATTCAGAAAAGCTTAAAAATTTCACCAAACGGTGGAAACAAAAAAATAGGGCTGAAAACCCTGGCGAGGATTTACAGCTCAATCAGTACGGTTTATTGGCATACGACAGCGTCCGTATGCTAGCCGTGGCCATTACTAAATTGATATCCAGTAATATCAGCTTTAACTTCTCGAAGCCTTCTAGTCCTCCACCAGCACTTGGAAATGCAACGGACTTGACAAATATCATGGTATTTCAGCAGGGGCAGCAGCTGTTGCAACACATACTTGAAACTAACTTTACCGGGCTAAGCGGCGCTGTTAAACTTAGCAATGGAGAACTATCAGGGTCTACTTATGAAATAGTGAATGTGGCAGGCAAAAGTTACCGTTCCATTGGTTACTGGACGGATGATCATGAAACTCAGTATCTGTCTAGGGTGTATCCACTACCTTTTAACAATACCGTAGAAAGTCTTAAGACGGTGATTTCGCCAGTAGGAGGCGCGGAGATTCCACGGGGTTGGGTGATACCCACAACCAGCAGACCCCTTCAAATAGGGGTGCCCCTAACGAAAGGCTTCAAGGAGTTCATAACTGTCACATATGATAAAAGCCGTAAGCAAAACGTTGTCAAGGGTTTCTGTAAGGATGTATTTGACGCGGTTCTCAGCCGGCTTGACTATGCACTGCCATACGATCTCATACCTTATGCCTCTGATACGTATGACGATCTTGTCTATCAA AAATTCGATGCGGTAGTTGGCGATACTACAATTTTAGCAAATCGAAGCAATTTTGTGGATTTTACACATCCGTATACAGAAACTGGCATGGCAATGGTGGTGCCCATTACGACTGAAGGCGGCAACAATCCATGGGCATTTCTTCTCCCATTTACTCTTGACTTGTGGTGTACAGCAGGGGCACTTTTCATCTTTACAGGAGTCGTG TTACGGATCGTTACAAACATATACTTCACAATGGTTTTGCATTCAGCCATTTACAGTTTACTTAGAAACCTCCCTTCAGAGAATTTATATCCTTCCACTCTGGCAATGTTTGCAGGAGAGGCGATCAGGAGAAATGAAACTCGAGTTGCCATTATAATCTGGCTTTTTGTAGTTCTGATATTGGTGTCGAGCTATATAGCAAATCTCACTTCAATCCTCACAGTTAAACAAATGACGCCAAAGATTATAAGTGTGGACTCTCTCATAAACAAAAGACTTCCAGTGGGCTATCAAGGAGGATCTTTTGTGCGTgattatcttcaaaaacacttcCGAATAACAAAACACAATTTGAAAAATTATTCAAATCCTGAACAATATGCCGAGGCTCTGACAAAGGGTCCAGACAACGGTGGCGTTGCTGCTATTTTTGACGAGATCCCTTACATACGCCTTTTCTTGTCCCAGCATTGTGGGTATACAGTCGTGGGGCCTACCTACAGAACCGGCGGTCTAGGATTT GTGTTTTCCAAAGGTTCTCCTCTGCTCTCAGAAATTTCCAGGGCCGTTTTGTCTCTCTTAGAGGACCCAGAAATGCAGAAAATCGAAGCCATGTATTTCAATAATGACAACGTGTGCGCTAGTTCCGGACCAACAGGAGAATCAAACAGGTTGAGCATTCATAGTTTTTGGGTGCTATTTATAATCACAGGATCTGTATCACTAATAGCACTGATGGTATTCTTCTCCCGTCTCCTGTACGCAGAGCTTTCAGAATATCATTACTTGATTATAAATGATTTTGTAATGTGA